The following are encoded together in the Anoplopoma fimbria isolate UVic2021 breed Golden Eagle Sablefish chromosome 13, Afim_UVic_2022, whole genome shotgun sequence genome:
- the LOC129100794 gene encoding ras-related protein Rab-14-like, with amino-acid sequence MTAAPYNYSYIFKYIIIGDMGVGKSCLLHQFTEKKFMADCPHTIGVEFGTRIMEVNGQKVKLQIWDTAGQERFRAVTRSYYRGAAGALMVYDITRRSTYNHLSSWLTDARNLTNPNTVIILIGNKADLEAQRDVTYEEAKQFAEENGLLFLEASAKTGENVEEAFLEAAKRIYQNIQDGSLDLNAAESGVQHKPSAPQGGRLNADSQPAKEGCSC; translated from the exons ATGACAGCCGCACCTTACAACTACTCGTACATCTTCAAGTACATCATCATCG gtgatATGGGAGTAGGAAAGTCTTGTCTGCTTCACCAGTTCACCGAGAAGAAAT tCATGGCGGACTGTCCTCACACCATCGGGGTGGAGTTCGGGACCCGGATCATGGAGGTCAACGGTCAGAAGGTGAAGCTGCAGATCTGGGACACGGCGGGTCAGGAGCGCTTCAGGGCCGTCACCAGGTCGTATTACAGAGGGGCCGCCGGGGCCCTCATGGTCTATGACATCACCAG gagAAGTACTTATAATCACCTGAGCAGCTGGTTGACAGATGCAAGAAACCTGACCAACCCAAACaca gtgatCATTCTGATCGGGAACAAGGCCGACCTGGAGGCTCAGAGAGACGTGACGTACGAGGAGGCCAAACAGTTTGCTGAAGAGAACG GGTTGCTGTTTCTAGAGGCCAGCGCTAAGac AGGGGAGAACGTGGAGGAGGCCTTCCTGGAAGCGGCAAAGAGAATTTACCAGAACATCCAAGACGGCAGTCTGGACCTGAACGCCGCCGAGTCCGGAGTCCAGCACAAACCGTCTGCGCCGCAGGGCGGACGCCTCAACGCTGACAGCCAGCCGGCCAAAGAGGGCTGCAGCTGCTAA